From a single Aureimonas sp. AU20 genomic region:
- a CDS encoding enoyl-CoA hydratase/isomerase family protein, with protein sequence MSEQTNAILERMDETVRVITLNKPSRLNAWDKPMRDDLVTAILKASKAPEVEAIVLTGAGDRAFCAGQDLNEGKSFDADRAELWIEEWRTLYNSIRRCEKPFVVALNGIAAGSAFQVALLADFRIGHARSRMGQPEINSGIASATGFWILREMLGLARAIDLVQTGRILEAEECHRLGLINEIVEPDAVMARALELARFLAAKPKRAYAFNKQRIAAATQASFDETFELARQIHRRAFEAGETQAEMAKFFDRKN encoded by the coding sequence ATGAGCGAACAGACCAATGCGATCCTGGAGCGGATGGACGAAACCGTCCGCGTGATCACTCTCAACAAGCCGTCGCGGCTGAATGCCTGGGACAAGCCGATGCGCGACGATCTCGTGACGGCGATCCTCAAGGCGTCCAAGGCGCCGGAGGTCGAAGCCATCGTGTTGACGGGCGCCGGAGACAGAGCCTTCTGCGCGGGACAGGACCTCAACGAGGGCAAGAGCTTCGACGCCGACCGCGCCGAACTCTGGATCGAGGAGTGGAGAACGCTCTACAACTCGATCCGCCGCTGCGAGAAACCGTTCGTGGTCGCGTTGAACGGTATTGCGGCGGGCTCGGCCTTCCAGGTCGCGCTTCTCGCCGACTTCCGGATCGGGCACGCGCGCTCGCGCATGGGCCAGCCCGAGATCAACAGTGGAATCGCCAGCGCGACCGGCTTCTGGATTCTGCGCGAGATGCTGGGTCTGGCTCGGGCGATCGATCTGGTGCAGACCGGGCGGATCCTCGAAGCGGAGGAGTGCCATCGTCTGGGCCTGATCAACGAGATCGTGGAGCCCGACGCGGTGATGGCGCGCGCCCTCGAACTGGCGCGGTTCCTGGCGGCCAAGCCCAAGCGCGCCTACGCCTTCAACAAGCAGCGCATCGCAGCGGCGACGCAGGCGAGCTTCGACGAGACCTTCGAGCTGGCCCGGCAGATTCATCGCCGCGCCTTCGAAGCGGGCGAGACGCAGGCCGAAATGGCGAAGTTCTTCGATCGCAAGAACTGA
- a CDS encoding transporter substrate-binding domain-containing protein produces MTIHWGIGLAALGILAATPASAEALWDKIERTGEVVCGGVHAYKPTSFYTGSDLVYEGYGPNVCRQMVKDLSEKMGKPLTVKWHETTWQTVVLDLQAGRIDIFPGMTATEERKKALDMAGPLYRMTDCVIAGKKAETRATWQDYNKPDATFAMVTGTAQTQFIKDEMPNAKVMTLKEMNEAIMAIQSGRADYVVQELPICLQTFSTTPQVFSGYTVPTPERGIPAAAGLRKDGDGRLRDFLQAWGERKRADQSIAPLLIDGFKAAGMDTDSIPKGIEF; encoded by the coding sequence ATGACCATTCACTGGGGAATCGGGCTCGCCGCCCTGGGCATCCTCGCGGCCACGCCCGCGTCGGCCGAAGCGCTCTGGGACAAGATCGAGCGCACCGGCGAGGTCGTCTGCGGCGGAGTCCACGCCTACAAGCCCACCTCCTTCTACACCGGCAGCGATCTGGTCTATGAGGGTTACGGACCCAATGTCTGCCGCCAGATGGTCAAGGATCTGTCGGAAAAGATGGGCAAGCCTCTGACGGTCAAATGGCACGAGACGACCTGGCAGACCGTGGTCCTCGACCTTCAGGCAGGGCGCATCGACATCTTCCCCGGCATGACGGCGACGGAAGAGCGCAAGAAAGCGCTCGACATGGCCGGACCGCTCTACCGCATGACCGACTGCGTGATCGCCGGCAAGAAGGCCGAAACGCGCGCGACCTGGCAGGATTACAACAAGCCGGACGCCACCTTCGCCATGGTCACCGGCACCGCGCAGACCCAGTTCATCAAGGACGAGATGCCGAACGCCAAGGTCATGACGCTCAAGGAGATGAACGAGGCGATCATGGCGATCCAGTCCGGCCGGGCGGACTATGTCGTGCAGGAACTCCCGATCTGCCTCCAGACCTTCTCGACCACGCCGCAGGTGTTTTCCGGCTACACGGTGCCGACGCCCGAGCGCGGCATCCCCGCCGCTGCCGGCCTTCGCAAGGACGGTGACGGGCGGCTGCGCGATTTCCTCCAGGCCTGGGGAGAGCGCAAGCGCGCCGACCAGTCCATCGCGCCGCTCCTGATCGACGGTTTCAAGGCCGCCGGGATGGACACGGATTCGATTCCGAAAGGCATCGAGTTCTGA
- a CDS encoding amino acid ABC transporter permease — translation MRNGGFMYEFDWSVVFDPQLWLQAMFVTTAYAVVTTLVGLALGVVLGLVLVSRIPVLGLIVRLYIHVFRCTPLLVQIVWFFYALPMMTGFTMPDWFAAGLGLTLYMAAFAAEIFRGGVISIEKGQWEASTVLGFSYATKMRHIILPQATRRMIPPIVNQAILQLKNTSLLSVVAMPDIMYAAGALTMSTFRPLEVYTFAALLYLVILTPVTLLANRFELKH, via the coding sequence TTGCGCAACGGAGGCTTCATGTACGAGTTCGACTGGTCGGTGGTCTTCGACCCGCAGCTCTGGCTGCAAGCCATGTTCGTCACGACGGCCTATGCCGTGGTGACGACGCTGGTGGGGCTTGCGCTGGGCGTCGTGCTGGGTCTCGTCCTGGTCTCGAGGATACCCGTCCTGGGCCTGATCGTGCGGCTCTATATCCACGTCTTCCGCTGCACGCCGCTCCTCGTGCAGATCGTGTGGTTCTTCTACGCGCTTCCGATGATGACCGGCTTCACCATGCCGGACTGGTTCGCCGCCGGGCTCGGCCTCACGCTCTACATGGCCGCCTTCGCGGCGGAGATCTTCCGGGGCGGCGTGATCTCCATCGAGAAGGGCCAGTGGGAAGCCTCCACCGTTCTGGGCTTCTCCTACGCTACAAAGATGCGGCACATCATCCTGCCGCAGGCGACGCGCCGGATGATCCCGCCGATCGTGAATCAGGCGATCCTGCAGCTTAAGAACACCTCGCTGCTTTCGGTCGTGGCCATGCCCGACATCATGTACGCGGCGGGTGCGCTGACGATGTCGACGTTCCGACCGCTGGAGGTCTACACGTTCGCGGCGCTTCTCTACCTCGTAATTCTGACGCCGGTGACGCTCCTGGCGAACCGTTTCGAACTCAAGCACTGA
- a CDS encoding amino acid ABC transporter ATP-binding protein produces MISTHQLRKSFGEREVLKGIDIDVQQGQVAVLIGPSGCGKSTLLRCLNLLERPTAGEIEVAGNRLSFTPATRIPERRQAEFRAKTGMVFQSFNLFPHMTVLQNVASGPYLNGLKSKAEAHELATRLLVRVGLADKADLYPAQISGGQAQRVAIARALALDPQVMLFDEPTSALDPELVGEVLEVMQGLAQDGTTMIVVTHEMGFARNVASKVIFMEAGIVVETGAPNEVLREPRTERLRSFLSRVEH; encoded by the coding sequence GTGATCTCCACCCATCAGCTCCGAAAGTCCTTTGGCGAGCGCGAGGTTCTCAAGGGCATCGACATCGACGTGCAGCAGGGGCAGGTCGCCGTTCTGATTGGCCCTTCGGGCTGCGGAAAGTCGACCCTCCTGCGTTGCCTGAACCTTCTGGAACGGCCGACGGCGGGCGAGATCGAGGTGGCGGGCAACCGCCTGTCCTTCACGCCCGCGACGCGCATTCCCGAGCGCCGCCAAGCCGAGTTTCGCGCCAAGACCGGCATGGTCTTCCAAAGCTTCAACCTCTTCCCGCACATGACCGTGCTGCAGAACGTCGCCTCCGGCCCCTATCTCAACGGGTTGAAGTCGAAAGCCGAGGCGCATGAGCTCGCGACCCGGCTTCTCGTCCGCGTCGGGCTCGCCGATAAGGCGGATCTCTATCCCGCCCAGATCTCCGGCGGTCAGGCGCAGCGGGTGGCGATCGCGCGCGCGCTCGCCCTCGATCCCCAGGTGATGCTGTTCGACGAGCCGACCTCCGCGCTCGACCCCGAACTCGTCGGCGAGGTTCTGGAGGTGATGCAGGGTCTCGCCCAGGACGGCACCACGATGATCGTGGTGACGCACGAGATGGGCTTTGCCCGCAACGTCGCCTCGAAGGTGATCTTCATGGAGGCGGGCATCGTTGTCGAAACGGGGGCGCCGAACGAGGTCCTGCGCGAGCCACGGACCGAGCGGCTTCGCAGCTTCCTGTCGCGGGTCGAGCACTGA
- a CDS encoding alpha-hydroxy acid oxidase — protein sequence MPSPPTFRDFDEARRAARAFLPRALFDYIDRGTEGERALAALREGFDARRVVPRILRPVSAPDLSTRSFQAARPSPFVIAPTALAGLVRFDGEVLAARAACAARVPITISTQSSTAIEAIAEGAPGAELWFQLYVWRDRAETWSLLERVARCGVDTLLLTVDTPASPKKVHNSRNGFGIPLKPSLRLGADLARHPRWTAGVMGRYLLRRGGLPTYAHYPPGAARSVASAIGDGRFALDMVLDEPFVRELRRRWKGRLILKGVLAASDAAQAFALGCDGVVVSSHGGRNHDSAVRPLEMLPRIREAVGPSVTLLADSGVRRGSDAAKLLAAGADLVLLGRAPLYGLAAGGQAGVAAMLNQLTEELRGFLAFSGAPNLAELRSCEWIG from the coding sequence ATGCCGTCCCCTCCGACGTTCCGCGATTTCGACGAGGCGCGCAGGGCGGCACGCGCCTTTCTGCCGCGCGCGCTCTTCGATTACATCGACCGGGGCACCGAGGGCGAACGGGCGTTGGCCGCCCTGCGCGAGGGGTTCGATGCAAGGCGCGTCGTGCCGCGAATTCTGCGCCCGGTGTCCGCGCCGGACCTTTCCACCCGCTCCTTTCAGGCTGCAAGACCTTCGCCCTTCGTGATCGCGCCGACGGCTCTGGCCGGGCTGGTGCGGTTCGACGGGGAGGTGCTGGCGGCGCGCGCCGCCTGCGCCGCGCGCGTGCCCATCACCATCTCGACGCAGTCCTCCACGGCGATCGAGGCCATCGCTGAGGGCGCGCCAGGGGCCGAGCTCTGGTTCCAGCTCTATGTCTGGCGGGATCGAGCGGAGACTTGGAGCCTGTTGGAGCGCGTCGCGCGCTGCGGCGTGGACACGCTGCTTCTGACGGTGGACACCCCGGCCTCGCCCAAGAAGGTCCACAACTCGCGCAACGGGTTCGGCATTCCGCTGAAACCCTCCCTTCGGCTGGGCGCCGACCTTGCCCGCCACCCCCGCTGGACGGCGGGTGTGATGGGCCGCTATCTCTTACGTCGCGGCGGGCTGCCCACCTACGCGCATTACCCGCCTGGGGCCGCGCGGTCCGTCGCGTCGGCGATCGGCGACGGGCGCTTCGCCCTGGACATGGTGCTCGACGAACCCTTCGTGCGCGAGCTGCGGCGGCGCTGGAAGGGGCGTCTGATCCTGAAGGGCGTTCTCGCCGCGTCGGACGCGGCGCAGGCTTTCGCGCTCGGTTGCGACGGCGTGGTGGTCTCGTCTCATGGGGGGCGCAATCATGACAGTGCCGTGCGCCCGCTGGAGATGTTGCCCCGCATCCGCGAAGCCGTCGGGCCGTCCGTGACCCTGCTTGCCGACAGCGGCGTGCGGCGCGGGTCCGACGCGGCCAAGCTCTTGGCGGCGGGGGCCGATCTCGTCCTGCTCGGCCGGGCACCGCTCTATGGGCTGGCAGCCGGTGGGCAGGCGGGCGTTGCCGCGATGCTGAACCAGTTGACCGAGGAGCTGCGCGGTTTCCTTGCGTTCAGCGGGGCGCCGAACCTTGCAGAACTTCGATCCTGCGAATGGATCGGCTGA
- a CDS encoding FAD-binding oxidoreductase, whose protein sequence is MTTPIAAEDVLAGLRQIVGARNVLTDPSDMAPYLEDWRGYSKGTALAVVLPGSTGEVASLARLAAEHGRSLVPQGGNTSLCQGSVPPEGGDGIVVALRRMASIREIDKPSGVMLVDAGATLSSVHAAAADVERRVPINLGSEGTAQIGGLLSTNAGGTSALRFGPMRELVCGIEVVLPDGRVFSDLRALRKDNTGYDLRNLFVGAEGTLGIVTAAALRMHPMLRASGHAWIGLADLEAAVTVLTGLQDRFDTAVQAAELLSASQVDLVLNHIPRTRHPLETRTEWSLLVELGSSDAGADLQGPLEEWLAERFEDGTVTDAFVAQSEAQGGDIWHVRHSVSEANKIHGHSLSHDVAVRPSLVPRMIEACREGVQAVYPGANILIVSHIGDGNVHFIVHFTHAEWGAFDDPKAVTDEVMRIVHDQVEALGGTFSAEHGIGRKLKDELARRADPVRLELMRAIRGVIDPNRRMNPGTIL, encoded by the coding sequence ATGACAACTCCCATCGCAGCCGAGGATGTCCTGGCGGGGCTCCGCCAGATCGTCGGAGCCCGCAATGTGTTGACGGACCCGTCCGACATGGCGCCATATCTCGAGGATTGGCGCGGCTACAGCAAGGGCACCGCGCTTGCCGTGGTGCTTCCGGGCAGCACGGGGGAGGTGGCTTCCCTTGCCCGGCTCGCCGCCGAGCATGGCCGGTCCCTGGTTCCGCAGGGTGGCAACACCAGCCTTTGCCAGGGTTCGGTGCCGCCAGAGGGCGGAGACGGTATCGTCGTCGCGCTGCGGCGCATGGCCTCCATCCGCGAGATCGACAAGCCGTCCGGCGTCATGCTGGTGGATGCGGGCGCGACCTTGTCGAGCGTTCATGCGGCGGCGGCGGATGTCGAGCGGCGGGTGCCGATCAATCTGGGCAGCGAAGGCACCGCGCAGATCGGCGGTCTCCTGTCCACCAATGCAGGCGGGACCAGCGCCCTTCGCTTCGGTCCGATGCGCGAGCTCGTCTGCGGCATCGAGGTCGTGCTGCCGGACGGCCGGGTGTTCAGCGATCTGCGCGCTCTGCGCAAGGACAACACCGGCTACGACCTGCGCAATCTCTTCGTCGGGGCCGAAGGCACGCTCGGCATCGTCACCGCCGCCGCGCTGCGCATGCATCCCATGCTGCGCGCGTCGGGCCATGCCTGGATCGGCCTGGCCGATTTGGAGGCCGCCGTCACGGTTCTGACCGGGCTGCAGGACCGGTTCGACACCGCCGTCCAGGCCGCCGAACTTCTGTCCGCCAGCCAGGTCGACCTCGTTCTCAACCACATTCCCCGCACCCGGCACCCGCTGGAAACGCGTACCGAATGGTCCTTGCTGGTGGAGCTCGGCAGTTCCGACGCGGGCGCCGATCTGCAAGGGCCGCTGGAGGAATGGCTGGCCGAGCGCTTCGAGGACGGCACCGTGACGGACGCCTTCGTGGCGCAGAGCGAGGCGCAGGGCGGCGACATCTGGCATGTCAGGCATTCCGTTTCGGAGGCCAACAAGATCCACGGCCATTCGCTTTCGCACGATGTCGCCGTGCGCCCCTCGCTCGTGCCGCGCATGATCGAGGCTTGCCGCGAGGGCGTCCAGGCCGTCTATCCCGGCGCCAATATCCTCATCGTCTCGCATATCGGCGACGGCAACGTGCATTTCATCGTCCACTTCACCCATGCGGAATGGGGAGCATTCGACGATCCGAAGGCCGTGACGGACGAGGTGATGCGGATCGTCCATGACCAAGTGGAGGCCTTAGGCGGCACGTTCTCGGCCGAGCACGGGATCGGGCGCAAGCTGAAGGACGAGCTGGCGCGGCGCGCCGATCCGGTTCGCCTGGAATTGATGCGCGCGATACGAGGCGTCATCGATCCCAATCGGCGCATGAACCCCGGCACGATCCTCTGA
- a CDS encoding hydantoinase/oxoprolinase family protein, protein MLKPQCRIGIDVGGTFTDFVLVNSATGETTFFKEPSVPSDPSASVERGIVKVIEKAGVSRDDVELVIHGTTIGLNAIIQRRGARVALVVPRGFRDILEIARSRMPNSYDMNAEKEEVLVPRDLVFEVGACVAATGEILSRPDAAELDALAERLRASGVAAAAVTLLHAYLYPELEQDIVDGLSARVPEVLVTASAGIWPETREYERTLVALLNSYVHPLMTSYFTLLQQRLARLGLTMPVYITSSNGGTLSIDTARDRPIDTVLSGPASGVVAAQVIASQAGVDRIITFDMGGTSSDIAVTRNGDPEYTTRTHVGDFPLVLPVVNVSAIGAGGGSIIWVDEHGVLKVGPGSAGADPGPVCYGRGGASPCVTDCYVAIGLIDPDRFLEGRMKLDRQAALDALAGVGAKVGITGENAGVRTAEAALRVATAVMGTELRKSLAQRGEDPRTFALMPFGGAGPTHANMLAAEVGLSSMIVPGAPGTFCAMGATLADIKRDYLRSLRHRILDPAATADLLNRTLADLMQTGSAWIAGEGQNLGEPVFAVTADLHYEGEAFDINVEAPTRNGAIDVAALCEAFHRQHERQYGFRDMDSPIEVVTLRLRVMANLPRVPTGTKVGAIEAEASEHRQIWHEGSYVAAAVYDRRKLARGQKVSGPIVLEQEDTTTWILPGWDIEVRDNGTVLAQLAG, encoded by the coding sequence ATGCTGAAACCCCAATGTCGCATCGGCATCGATGTCGGCGGCACGTTCACGGACTTCGTGCTCGTCAATTCCGCAACGGGCGAGACCACCTTCTTCAAGGAGCCGAGCGTTCCCTCGGACCCGTCCGCCTCCGTCGAGCGGGGCATCGTCAAGGTGATCGAGAAGGCGGGCGTTTCGCGCGACGACGTGGAGCTTGTGATCCACGGCACGACGATCGGGCTGAACGCGATCATCCAGCGCCGGGGCGCGCGCGTCGCGCTCGTGGTGCCCAGGGGCTTTCGCGACATCCTGGAAATCGCGCGCTCGCGCATGCCCAATTCCTACGACATGAACGCCGAGAAGGAGGAGGTTCTCGTTCCGCGCGATCTCGTGTTCGAGGTCGGGGCCTGCGTCGCGGCGACGGGCGAGATCCTCTCGCGCCCCGATGCTGCCGAACTCGACGCGCTGGCCGAGCGGCTGCGCGCGAGCGGCGTGGCGGCCGCCGCCGTCACGCTGCTTCATGCCTATCTCTACCCCGAGCTCGAACAGGACATCGTCGACGGGCTTTCGGCGCGCGTGCCGGAGGTTCTCGTCACCGCCTCGGCCGGGATCTGGCCGGAAACGCGCGAATACGAGCGCACGCTTGTCGCGCTCCTGAACTCCTACGTTCATCCGCTCATGACCAGCTACTTCACGTTGCTGCAGCAGCGGCTGGCCCGTCTCGGCCTGACCATGCCGGTCTACATCACCTCGTCCAACGGCGGCACGCTGTCGATCGACACGGCGCGTGATCGACCGATCGACACGGTTCTGTCCGGCCCGGCCTCCGGCGTCGTCGCCGCGCAGGTCATCGCCTCCCAGGCCGGCGTCGATCGCATCATCACCTTCGACATGGGGGGAACGTCGAGCGACATCGCCGTGACGCGCAACGGCGACCCGGAATACACGACGCGCACCCATGTCGGCGACTTTCCGCTGGTTCTGCCGGTGGTCAACGTGTCGGCCATCGGCGCGGGCGGCGGCTCGATCATCTGGGTGGACGAACACGGCGTCCTGAAGGTCGGTCCCGGCAGCGCTGGCGCCGATCCGGGGCCGGTCTGCTACGGGCGGGGCGGCGCCTCCCCTTGCGTGACCGACTGCTATGTCGCCATCGGCCTGATCGACCCAGACCGCTTTCTGGAAGGGCGCATGAAGCTCGACCGGCAGGCCGCGCTGGACGCGCTGGCGGGTGTGGGAGCAAAGGTCGGCATCACGGGCGAGAACGCGGGCGTGCGCACGGCGGAAGCGGCTCTGCGCGTGGCGACCGCCGTGATGGGAACCGAGCTTCGCAAGTCGCTGGCTCAGCGCGGCGAGGACCCGCGCACCTTCGCGCTCATGCCCTTCGGCGGCGCGGGGCCGACCCATGCCAACATGCTGGCCGCGGAGGTCGGCTTGAGCTCCATGATCGTGCCGGGCGCCCCGGGCACGTTCTGCGCGATGGGCGCGACGCTGGCCGACATCAAGCGCGACTATCTCCGCTCGCTCCGCCATCGCATCCTAGACCCCGCCGCCACGGCCGACCTCCTGAACCGCACGCTGGCCGATCTCATGCAGACTGGCAGCGCCTGGATCGCGGGCGAGGGTCAGAATCTCGGCGAGCCGGTCTTCGCCGTGACCGCCGACCTGCACTACGAAGGCGAGGCCTTCGACATCAATGTCGAGGCGCCGACGAGGAACGGAGCGATCGACGTCGCCGCGCTTTGCGAGGCCTTCCATCGCCAGCACGAGCGGCAATACGGCTTCCGCGACATGGACAGCCCGATTGAGGTCGTCACGCTGCGCCTGCGCGTCATGGCAAACCTGCCGCGCGTTCCGACCGGGACGAAGGTCGGCGCCATCGAGGCCGAGGCGAGCGAACACCGGCAGATCTGGCACGAGGGAAGCTACGTCGCCGCCGCCGTCTACGATCGGCGCAAACTGGCACGCGGGCAGAAAGTGTCCGGCCCGATCGTCCTCGAACAGGAGGACACCACGACCTGGATCCTGCCCGGATGGGACATCGAGGTTCGCGACAACGGCACGGTCTTGGCCCAGCTCGCCGGCTGA
- a CDS encoding extracellular solute-binding protein, whose protein sequence is MGISTSSLRLLGAGFALWLGSGAALAADVTVTAFGGSWEQAFRRCYAEPHTARTGQSVEVIIGGPPQWISQIAANPAKPPIDVLVNLMDTANTAIRDGLVEPLDPAKIPNLVKVPDRFKEPLKGFGTVINYGAAGLAYNSKTVSEPPKSWKDFFQGAIDGDYVAALPGINLSSTTPTALLWNIVNLYGANIDDADALFAELKKLKDSGNVVFYNDINQFLTLIQSGEADIGPYWDGRAWLAHDGTIPDLQFAYPQEGGVISPSVIQKVKNGSENGWAFIDTLLAAENQSCFAQAIGYAVVNQDVTYDGKLKERVPDIDAIRWPDFAGVAERMPQWIDRWNREIGQ, encoded by the coding sequence ATGGGAATCTCGACCTCTTCCCTGCGCCTTCTCGGCGCCGGTTTCGCCCTCTGGCTCGGCTCGGGTGCCGCGCTCGCGGCCGACGTCACGGTGACCGCCTTCGGCGGAAGCTGGGAGCAGGCCTTTCGTCGCTGCTACGCCGAGCCGCACACGGCCCGCACGGGCCAGAGCGTCGAGGTCATCATCGGCGGCCCGCCGCAATGGATCAGCCAGATCGCGGCCAATCCGGCCAAGCCCCCGATCGACGTCCTCGTCAACCTCATGGACACGGCCAACACAGCGATCCGCGACGGTCTCGTCGAGCCGCTCGATCCCGCCAAGATCCCCAACCTCGTCAAGGTGCCCGATCGCTTCAAGGAGCCGCTGAAGGGCTTCGGCACGGTCATCAACTATGGAGCGGCGGGTCTCGCCTACAATTCCAAGACCGTGAGCGAGCCGCCCAAGAGCTGGAAGGACTTCTTCCAGGGCGCCATCGATGGGGACTATGTGGCCGCCCTTCCCGGCATCAACCTGTCGAGCACGACGCCGACGGCGCTCCTGTGGAACATCGTCAATCTCTATGGCGCCAATATCGACGATGCCGACGCGCTGTTTGCCGAGCTGAAAAAGCTGAAGGACAGCGGCAATGTCGTCTTCTACAACGACATCAACCAGTTCCTGACGCTGATCCAGTCCGGCGAAGCCGACATCGGCCCCTATTGGGACGGGCGCGCCTGGCTCGCCCATGACGGCACGATCCCCGACCTCCAGTTCGCCTATCCGCAAGAGGGCGGCGTCATCAGTCCCTCCGTGATTCAGAAGGTGAAGAACGGTTCGGAAAACGGCTGGGCCTTCATCGACACGCTCCTGGCGGCCGAAAACCAGAGCTGCTTCGCGCAGGCCATCGGCTACGCCGTCGTCAATCAGGACGTCACCTACGACGGCAAGCTGAAGGAGCGCGTTCCCGACATCGACGCCATCCGCTGGCCGGATTTCGCCGGCGTCGCCGAGCGCATGCCGCAATGGATCGACCGCTGGAACCGCGAGATCGGCCAGTAA
- a CDS encoding ABC transporter permease, which produces MSGPASNTPGARLAGALLTAFVIAFFVFLLAPIVVVVLFSFVDAAFVQLPIESFSLRWYARMIEYRPFLTSLGFSLFVAVASGLLALAISLPAALILARSKSPFAEAIVTLLLAPLSMPMILLGVALLYYLSWMGLGVSVPSLLIGHVVVSVPYVTRTIIAVYQGTSPSFEESAFILGASRWQVFRHVTLPLVRPGIISGLLFSMLVSLDNLPISLFFAGSSTNTLPVVMLAYQQNQFDPAIGAISTVQLAVAILALLLIQRVTGLKHLVNQNVR; this is translated from the coding sequence ATGAGCGGCCCCGCCTCGAACACCCCTGGCGCGCGGCTCGCCGGAGCCCTGCTGACGGCCTTCGTCATCGCCTTCTTCGTTTTCCTGCTCGCGCCAATCGTGGTGGTGGTGCTGTTCTCGTTCGTCGACGCGGCCTTCGTGCAGCTGCCGATCGAGAGCTTTTCGCTGCGCTGGTACGCGCGCATGATCGAGTACCGGCCGTTCCTGACATCGCTCGGCTTCAGCCTGTTCGTGGCGGTCGCCTCGGGTCTTCTGGCCCTTGCGATCTCGCTCCCGGCCGCGCTGATCCTGGCGCGATCCAAATCGCCCTTCGCCGAAGCCATCGTCACGCTGCTTCTGGCGCCCCTGTCAATGCCGATGATCCTGCTCGGCGTGGCCCTTCTCTACTATCTCTCGTGGATGGGGCTCGGCGTTTCGGTTCCCTCGCTCTTGATCGGGCATGTCGTCGTCTCCGTGCCCTACGTCACCCGCACGATCATCGCCGTCTACCAGGGCACGAGCCCAAGTTTCGAGGAAAGCGCCTTTATCCTCGGAGCCTCCCGCTGGCAGGTGTTCCGCCATGTGACGCTGCCGCTGGTACGCCCCGGCATCATCAGCGGGCTCCTGTTCTCCATGCTCGTGTCGCTCGACAACCTGCCGATCTCGCTCTTCTTCGCGGGCTCCTCCACCAACACGCTGCCGGTGGTGATGCTCGCCTACCAGCAGAACCAGTTCGACCCCGCCATCGGGGCCATCAGCACCGTTCAGCTCGCCGTGGCGATCCTCGCCCTCCTGCTGATCCAGCGCGTCACCGGGCTGAAGCACCTGGTGAACCAGAACGTCCGCTAA
- a CDS encoding ABC transporter permease encodes MSVLAETISIQRRRGLSIPPQVWGIAPAVLFLMLFFIAPLVDNTLNSLQTDAGWSVGNYARLLTDGYYLSVIGRTLWVSLLATLICVVIGYPVAYHLVRHSGRLSTFLIFLLVAPLMTSIIMRTYGWQVLLARGGMVNTVLMGAGLLDKPLRIINSPVSVMIGIVHILVPYMVISIAAVLQGVDRRLEEAAGILGAGPHRVFLNITLPLSLPGIVTGSIIVFMMANGSFLTMLLLGNNSVVTLPVLIYQQFTLVGNAKLSAAMGNILLVLALTCLYLQLRLVRPKRGRA; translated from the coding sequence ATGAGCGTCCTGGCCGAGACGATCAGCATCCAGCGGCGTCGCGGCCTGTCGATCCCCCCGCAGGTGTGGGGGATCGCGCCGGCGGTGCTGTTCCTCATGCTCTTCTTCATCGCGCCGCTCGTCGACAACACGCTCAACAGCCTGCAGACCGACGCGGGCTGGTCGGTCGGCAACTATGCGCGTCTTCTGACCGACGGCTATTATCTCTCGGTGATCGGCCGCACCCTCTGGGTCAGCCTTCTCGCCACGCTGATCTGCGTCGTGATCGGCTATCCCGTCGCCTACCATCTCGTGCGGCACTCGGGCCGTTTGTCGACGTTTCTGATCTTCCTGCTGGTGGCGCCTCTGATGACCTCGATCATCATGCGCACCTACGGATGGCAGGTTCTGCTGGCGCGCGGCGGCATGGTCAACACCGTCCTGATGGGCGCGGGCCTTCTCGACAAGCCGCTGCGCATCATCAACAGCCCGGTCTCGGTGATGATCGGCATCGTCCATATCCTCGTGCCCTACATGGTCATCTCCATCGCCGCCGTGCTTCAGGGGGTCGATCGGCGGCTTGAGGAGGCGGCCGGGATACTGGGCGCGGGCCCGCATCGGGTGTTCCTGAACATCACCCTGCCGCTCAGCCTGCCGGGCATCGTCACGGGCTCCATCATCGTCTTCATGATGGCCAACGGCAGCTTCCTGACCATGCTGCTGCTCGGCAACAACAGCGTCGTGACCCTTCCGGTGCTGATCTACCAGCAGTTCACGCTCGTCGGGAACGCCAAGCTTTCCGCCGCGATGGGAAACATCCTCCTCGTTCTGGCGCTGACCTGCCTTTATCTGCAGCTTCGGCTCGTGCGCCCCAAGCGGGGGCGCGCATGA